The Puntigrus tetrazona isolate hp1 chromosome 4, ASM1883169v1, whole genome shotgun sequence genome includes a window with the following:
- the LOC122343360 gene encoding deleted in malignant brain tumors 1 protein has translation MLWFMQLFLLPGFTTPTSADQIRLINGINSCSGRVEVLYNEIWGTVCDDGWDLTDAAVVCREMGCGDAIEAKSAAYFGPGSGQIWMDDVNCTGTESSLMNCTTRGWGKHNCQHSHDSGVICNTTVRLVNGDDKCSGRVEVLREGQWKTVCGDDWDLTDAAVVCREMGCGGVVYASRAFFYQVPGQMWTKSVQCTGSESTLKSCRAQEMASCSSNKAAGVLCQLPVTLVNGTHSCSGLVEVRHNGIWGTVCGDGWDLKDAAVVCREMGCGDAIEAKSQASFEPGSQPVWMNNVSCNGTESTLKDCALSGRVRQNCSNKNYAGVICGPKLRLQNGSSSCSGRVEVLHNGTWGTVCDDDWDIKDAAVVCREMGCGDAIEAKKGAFFGTGSGPIWMNNVNCNGNELALRKCRSSGWDVQTCNHMDAGVICQYSYTYINDSKSWIDALEYCRTRHQTLAHVLNAMAHDYITQMLQDKGVTDGVWIGLERSMLFTCSPWLWTGGSYVEYALWHQDYPKDQETMFCGKLFKKEQNGFGWIDACCHERLPFICQD, from the exons ATGCTGTGGTTCATGCAACTATTTCTGCTTCCGG GTTTTACAACTCCCACTAGTGCAGACCAAATCAGACTGATTAATGGCATCAACTCTTGTTCTGGACGAGTGGAGGTTCTTTATAATGAAATATGGGGAACCGTGTGTGATGATGGCTGGGATCTAACAGACGCTGCAGTGGTGTGTAGAGAGATGGGATGTGGAGATGCTATAGAGGCAAAGAGCGCTGCTTATTTTGGCCCAGGATCAGGACAGATATGGATGGATGATGTAAACTGCACTGGTACTGAGTCTTCACTGATGAATTGTACGACACGTGGATGGGGAAAACATAACTGCCAACATTCCCATGATTCTGGAGTCATTTGTAACA CAACTGTCAGGTTGGTGAATGGAGATGACAAGTGTTCTGGACGAGTGGAGGTTCTCCGTGAGGGTCAGTGGAAAACCGTGTGTGGTGATGACTGGGATCTAACAGACGCTGCAGTGGTGTGTAGAGAGATGGGCTGTGGGGGTGTCGTATATGCAAGTCGTGCCTTTTTTTACCAAGTACCAGGACAAATGTGGACGAAAAGTGTACAATGTACCGGGAGTGAATCTACATTGAAGAGCTGCAGAGCACAAGAAATGGCCTCCTGTAGTAGTAATAAAGCTGCTGGAGTCCTCTGCCAGC TTCCTGTCACACTGGTCAATGGCACTCATTCATGTTCTGGACTAGTGGAGGTCCGACACAATGGAATATGGGGAACAGTGTGTGGTGACGGCTGGGATCTAAAAGACGCCGCAGTGGTGTGTAGAGAGATGGGATGTGGAGATGCTATAGAGGCAAAGAGTCAAGCTTCTTTTGAACCAGGATCACAGCCGGTATGGATGAACAATGTGAGCTGTAATGGAACAGAGTCTACACTGAAGGACTGTGCGTTAAGCGGAAGAGTTCGACAAAACTGCAGCAATAAAAACTATGCTGGTGTTATCTGTGGAC CCAAACTTCGACTGCAGAACGGTTCCAGCTCTTGTTCTGGACGAGTGGAGGTTCTTCATAATGGAACATGGGGAACAGTGTGTGATGATGACTGGGACATAAAAGACGCTGCAGTGGTGTGTAGAGAGATGGGATGTGGAGATGCTATAGAGGCAAAAAAAGGTGCGTTTTTTGGCACTGGTTCAGGACCAATATGGATGAATAATGTAAATTGCAATGGGAATGAGCTAGCTCTGAGGAAATGTAGATCATCTGGATGGGACGTACAGACCTGCAATCATATGGATGCTGGAGTCATCTGCCAAT ACAGCTACACCTATATCAACGATTCAAAAAGCTGGATTGATGCACTAGAATACTGCAGAACTCGTCACCAGACACTGGCGCACGTTTTAAATGCCATGGCACATGACTACATCACACAGATGCTGCAGGATAAAGGAGTCACTGATGGAGTGTGGATCGGGCTTGAGAGGAGTATGCTCTTCACTTGTTCACCCTGGCTGTGGACCGGTGGGTCGTATGTGGAGTATGCATTGTGGCATCAAGACTATCCAAAAGACCAAGAGACCATGTTTTGTGGAAAACTTTTTAAGAAGGAACAGAACGGGTTTGGATGGATTGATGCTTGCTGCCATGAGCGCCTGCCTTTCATCTGTCAG GATTGA
- the mapk11 gene encoding mitogen-activated protein kinase 11, translated as MSTRPGFYRQELNKTVWEVPERYQNLTPVGSGAYGSVCSAYDVRLRQKVAVKKLSRPFQSLIHSRRTYRELRLLKHMKHENVIGLLDVFTPAASLEEFNEVYLVTNLMGADLNNIVKFQRLSDEHVQFLIYQLLRGLKYIHSAGLIHRDLKPSNVAVNEDCELRILDFGLARQTDDEMTGYVATRWYRAPEIMLNWMHYNQTVDIWSVGCIMGELLKGKVLFPGNDYIDQLKRIMEVVGTPTADVLKKISSEHAQKYIQSLPHMPQQDLAKIFRGANPLAVDLLKKMLVLDCDGRISASEALCHPYFSQYHDPEDEPEAPPYDQTPESKDRTLEEWKELVFEEVSNFKDPPSKPESLQVEQ; from the exons ATGTCGACAAGACCGGGATTCTACCGGCAAGAACTAAACAAGACTGTCTGGGAGGTGCCAGAACGATACCAGAATCTCACACCGGTTGGATCGGGGGCATATGGCTCAGTGTG CTCGGCATATGATGTGCGCCTCCGGCAGAAAGTGGCCGTCAAGAAGCTCTCCAGGCCTTTCCAGTCCCTCATTCACAGCAGAAGAACATACAGAGAACTGAGACTCCTCAAACACATGAAACATGAGAAT GTTATTGGACTGCTGGATGTTTTTACTCCGGCAGCTTCTCTAGAAGAATTCAATGAGGT aTATCTTGTGACCAACCTGATGGGAGCGGATCTCAACAACATTGTCAAATTTCAGAGACTTTCAGATGAACATGTACAATTCCTCATTTATCAGCTTCTCCGGGGCCTTAAG TACATCCATTCAGCTGGGCTGATCCACAGA GACTTAAAGCCGAGCAATGTAGCGGTGAATGAAGATTGTGAACTCAGG ATCCTGGATTTTGGATTagccagacagacagatgatgaGATGACTGGTTATGTGGCGACTCGTTGGTACCGAGCACCTGAGATTATGCTCAACTGGATGCATTACAACCAAACAG TGGATATCTGGTCTGTTGGATGCATCATGGGTGAACTTCTAAAGGGAAAGGTTTTGTTTCCTGGCAACGATT ATATAGATCAGCTCAAGAGAATCATGGAGGTTGTAGGCACTCCTACGGCTGACGTTTTAAAGAAGATATCCTCTGAACAT GCTCAGAAGTACATCCAGTCTCTTCCACACATGCCTCAGCAGGACCTGGCGAAGATATTTAGAGGAGCAAATCCTCTGG CGGTtgatctgttaaaaaaaatgctggtgtTAGACTGTGACGGGAGGATTTCAGCCAGTGAAGCTCTGTGCCATCCGTACTTTTCCCAATACCATGATCCAGAAGATGAACCCGAGGCGCCTCCATATGATCAGACCCCTGAGAGCAAAGATCGCACACTGGAGGAGTGGAAGG AGCTGGTGTTTGAGGAAGTGAGCAATTTTAAAGATCCACCCAGTAAACCTGAAAGTCTTCAGGTTGAACAATAA